Proteins from a genomic interval of Treponema brennaborense DSM 12168:
- a CDS encoding ECF transporter S component: MDTQNRNANLNRKIAVIGALGALTVLFGITPIGFIRLPWGLALTLLHIPTILGTLLEGVAAGTGIGAVFGIFSMIQAASNPVGFDALFVNPLVSVLPRLLIAPTVFLLFKGLSKIKVFPKAVSATAAAVAGTLLHTLYVSCALYLFAGTGVTELMGGAGLGAFILLLLPNAAVEAVAAGIIAGAVTGIQYAAQGKKSRLTREMQDLPEEK; the protein is encoded by the coding sequence ATGGATACACAAAACCGAAACGCCAACTTGAATAGAAAAATCGCCGTGATCGGTGCGCTCGGCGCGCTGACCGTATTGTTCGGAATTACGCCGATAGGATTTATCAGACTGCCGTGGGGGCTCGCGCTGACGCTGCTCCATATTCCGACCATTTTGGGAACGCTCCTTGAAGGAGTTGCCGCGGGAACGGGAATCGGCGCCGTATTCGGTATATTCAGCATGATACAGGCTGCGAGCAATCCGGTCGGATTCGACGCGCTGTTCGTAAATCCGCTTGTTTCCGTGCTGCCCCGCTTGCTGATCGCGCCGACGGTCTTTCTGCTTTTCAAGGGACTGTCCAAAATAAAGGTATTTCCCAAAGCGGTTTCCGCAACGGCCGCAGCCGTCGCAGGAACGCTGCTTCACACGCTGTACGTAAGCTGCGCGCTGTACCTGTTCGCAGGCACCGGCGTTACCGAACTGATGGGCGGCGCGGGACTCGGTGCGTTCATACTGCTTCTGCTGCCGAACGCGGCAGTTGAAGCCGTTGCCGCCGGAATCATCGCCGGTGCGGTTACCGGTATCCAATACGCCGCGCAAGGCAAAAAATCCCGTCTGACACGGGAAATGCAGGATCTGCCGGAAGAGAAATGA
- the trkA gene encoding Trk system potassium transporter TrkA has translation MRIVIVGAGLTGTELAKRLIAEKNDVVLIDNDEELVRHVSNRLDCMVVQADGNSLETLEDAGISKADALVVLTESDEVNMITCSLVDAVYPNVIKIARVRNYEYYVKTRKTLTQHAATFSGEHRPLYGIDFMVYPDMEAANAIVQAVEHGAFTEVLTFDNSEYEILRITVEPGSRLDGRTVQELRTFIDKPFLLVYVEQAEHTALPDGSTVIRAEDSLGILTKREHMKAVLELCGSKITELKKIALVGAGHIGTIIADKLIAKSKTAWLPHVFRTKRKITQEFVIIDKDDMRTKAAAERYPNASVFKADITDEGFVAEEDLSSFDLIISATHNHELNMVVSAYMKSLGVEKTVSLVSSSGFAEIARNIGVDVAVPIKDTVVDTILGHLRGKRVTGVHTVSEGELEIIEYDLPETSHVIGKQLKDVSDSGSFLILLIKKYSTENFIIPAGNTFLEKGDRLVLITAMNETSRILERFGGNDE, from the coding sequence ATGAGAATAGTCATCGTCGGCGCGGGGTTAACCGGCACCGAACTTGCCAAGCGGCTCATTGCGGAAAAAAACGACGTAGTTCTGATCGACAACGATGAAGAACTCGTCCGCCACGTGTCGAACCGCTTGGACTGCATGGTTGTCCAAGCGGACGGCAACAGTCTGGAAACGCTTGAAGACGCCGGCATTTCAAAAGCCGACGCGCTGGTCGTTCTGACCGAATCGGACGAAGTGAACATGATTACCTGTTCGCTCGTCGACGCCGTGTACCCCAACGTCATAAAAATCGCCCGCGTCCGCAATTACGAATATTACGTAAAAACCCGCAAAACGCTCACGCAGCACGCCGCCACTTTTTCCGGCGAACACCGCCCGCTGTACGGAATAGATTTTATGGTCTATCCCGACATGGAAGCGGCGAACGCCATAGTGCAGGCCGTAGAGCACGGCGCGTTTACCGAAGTCCTTACGTTCGACAACTCGGAATACGAAATTCTCCGCATAACCGTAGAACCGGGCAGCAGACTTGACGGACGCACCGTTCAGGAACTGCGGACGTTCATCGACAAACCGTTTCTGCTGGTATACGTGGAACAGGCCGAGCATACGGCGCTTCCCGACGGATCAACGGTCATACGTGCCGAAGACAGCCTCGGCATTCTGACCAAGCGGGAACACATGAAAGCCGTTTTGGAATTGTGCGGATCGAAAATAACCGAATTGAAGAAAATCGCGCTCGTCGGCGCGGGCCATATCGGCACCATTATTGCCGATAAACTGATCGCCAAAAGCAAAACGGCGTGGCTGCCGCACGTTTTCCGGACGAAGCGGAAGATCACGCAAGAATTCGTCATTATCGATAAAGACGACATGCGCACGAAAGCGGCTGCCGAACGGTATCCGAACGCATCCGTGTTCAAAGCCGACATCACCGACGAAGGGTTCGTTGCCGAAGAAGATCTGTCGTCGTTCGATCTCATCATCAGCGCAACTCATAATCACGAACTGAACATGGTCGTCTCCGCGTATATGAAATCGCTCGGTGTTGAAAAAACGGTGTCGCTCGTGTCCAGCAGCGGCTTTGCGGAAATTGCGCGCAATATCGGCGTAGACGTTGCCGTTCCCATAAAAGACACGGTGGTAGACACCATTTTGGGGCACCTGCGCGGCAAACGGGTTACCGGCGTGCACACGGTGTCAGAAGGCGAACTCGAAATCATCGAATACGATCTGCCGGAAACGTCGCACGTCATCGGCAAACAGCTCAAAGACGTTTCGGATTCCGGCTCGTTTCTCATTTTGCTGATAAAAAAATATTCAACCGAAAATTTCATCATTCCGGCGGGGAACACGTTCCTCGAAAAAGGCGACCGGCTGGTTCTGATAACGGCGATGAATGAAACGTCGCGAATCCTGGAACGCTTCGGCGGCAACGATGAATAA
- a CDS encoding TrkH family potassium uptake protein, whose amino-acid sequence MRIFSFFRMIFLLLAIISVTFILPIGTAAYYGETEVIPAFAFPGAVCIAAAAVFFIAGRKQRVSLTARDAFIVVAASWVFASILGAVPFVLSGTIPRIADAVFESVSGFTTTGATILSDIESLPVSVNLWRCQMHWLGGMGIVALTVALLPLLGVGGFQLIKAETTGPEKGKVTPKIATTAKILWFIYAGFTVIQTVLLKLAGMTWTDALAHTFSTLGTGGFSTKNQSIAYYQSASVEWICTIFMILAGVNFSLYYYAILGKFDDIRHNSELKAYLAIIGVSTAAITPFILAGSDSVGDAVRTAAFQVASIISTTGYSSADFNLWLPGAQLVIVLLMFIGGCSGSTGGGVKVVRWVILSKQMSNEVRKMLHPHGVFSIRLNGRSGRKDVVFSVAAFLFLYLLLVFITAYIAALDGTDVLSAVTASLAMVGNIGPGLGKVGPVANYGFFADGVKWWFSFAMIAGRLELYTMLIFFMPSFWKK is encoded by the coding sequence ATGCGGATATTTTCATTTTTCAGGATGATTTTCCTTCTGCTGGCGATCATTTCGGTTACGTTCATACTGCCGATCGGAACGGCGGCGTATTACGGCGAAACGGAGGTCATACCGGCGTTCGCCTTTCCGGGCGCCGTCTGCATCGCGGCGGCGGCAGTCTTTTTCATAGCCGGGCGGAAGCAGCGGGTGTCGCTCACCGCGCGGGACGCGTTCATAGTCGTCGCGGCGTCTTGGGTGTTCGCGAGCATCCTCGGTGCGGTGCCGTTCGTGCTTTCGGGAACCATACCGCGGATCGCCGACGCCGTTTTTGAAAGCGTTTCGGGTTTTACGACGACCGGCGCGACGATTTTATCCGATATAGAAAGTCTGCCGGTATCCGTCAACTTATGGCGCTGCCAAATGCATTGGCTTGGCGGCATGGGAATCGTCGCCCTGACCGTTGCGCTGCTGCCGCTGCTCGGCGTCGGCGGTTTTCAATTGATAAAAGCCGAAACGACCGGTCCCGAAAAAGGCAAAGTAACGCCCAAAATCGCGACGACGGCAAAAATATTGTGGTTCATTTACGCCGGCTTTACGGTCATTCAGACGGTACTGCTGAAACTTGCCGGAATGACCTGGACGGACGCGCTTGCGCATACGTTTTCAACGTTGGGAACCGGCGGATTTTCAACCAAAAACCAAAGCATCGCCTATTACCAGTCGGCGTCCGTGGAATGGATATGTACGATATTCATGATCCTCGCCGGCGTCAACTTCAGCTTGTATTATTACGCCATTTTGGGCAAATTCGACGACATTCGGCACAACAGCGAATTGAAAGCGTATCTGGCCATCATCGGCGTTTCAACGGCGGCGATCACGCCGTTCATTCTTGCCGGCTCGGATTCGGTCGGCGATGCCGTGCGGACGGCTGCGTTTCAAGTTGCTTCTATTATATCCACTACCGGATACAGTTCCGCAGACTTCAATTTATGGCTGCCCGGCGCGCAGCTGGTCATCGTGCTGCTGATGTTCATCGGCGGCTGTTCGGGCTCGACAGGCGGCGGCGTCAAAGTGGTACGCTGGGTCATTCTGTCCAAACAAATGTCCAACGAGGTCCGCAAAATGCTGCATCCGCACGGCGTGTTCAGCATCAGGCTTAACGGCAGGTCAGGCCGAAAAGACGTAGTGTTCAGCGTGGCGGCGTTTTTATTTCTCTATTTACTGCTCGTGTTTATCACCGCGTACATTGCGGCGCTGGACGGAACGGACGTGCTCTCGGCAGTTACGGCGTCGCTGGCGATGGTCGGCAACATCGGCCCCGGACTCGGCAAAGTCGGGCCGGTGGCAAATTACGGCTTTTTTGCGGACGGCGTAAAATGGTGGTTTTCATTCGCCATGATTGCCGGTCGACTCGAATTGTACACGATGCTCATCTTTTTTATGCCTTCTTTTTGGAAAAAATAA
- a CDS encoding DUF975 family protein, producing MFKRIFYKKQARLSLKDRKKQAAAISVIPIVTIGVLYAVYIAVLLCIMKNSLHFSVSPLLRVIEVSAVCLVLLLAMTLVSFAYLRTVNDMQDQKPVGIKTIFSKFSPKAITAMLWATLWQLIWMIPLIIGAIVFFTASFRVTKAETVGSMLFMFSGGVLYLAGFIILYAKMLSYSMIYFILADNPELSVRRALRLSIAVTKGSRENILVMALSFYGWLLLGFLTLGIGFLWIGPYMTMAMRNAYSALKNNAISENILKASDFTVHKKITPHAAGGSAVTGNSSAVTGNSSAAAGGSETAETTAAEPANANADVQV from the coding sequence ATGTTTAAACGCATATTTTATAAGAAACAGGCTCGATTGTCGCTGAAGGACCGTAAAAAACAGGCGGCGGCAATAAGCGTAATTCCCATCGTTACGATCGGTGTGCTGTACGCCGTCTACATTGCGGTTCTGCTCTGCATCATGAAAAACAGTCTGCACTTTTCGGTATCCCCGCTGCTGCGCGTCATTGAAGTGAGCGCCGTCTGCTTGGTGCTGCTGCTCGCAATGACGCTCGTTTCGTTCGCCTATCTGCGAACTGTCAACGATATGCAGGATCAAAAACCGGTCGGTATAAAAACGATATTTTCCAAATTTTCACCGAAAGCCATTACGGCGATGCTTTGGGCAACGCTGTGGCAGCTGATTTGGATGATTCCCCTTATCATCGGCGCGATTGTCTTTTTTACCGCCTCATTCCGCGTAACGAAGGCGGAAACGGTCGGTTCCATGCTGTTCATGTTCAGCGGCGGCGTACTGTATTTGGCGGGATTTATCATTTTGTATGCAAAAATGCTGTCGTACAGTATGATTTATTTCATTCTGGCGGACAATCCCGAACTGAGCGTCCGCAGAGCGCTGAGGCTGAGTATTGCGGTAACGAAAGGTTCACGTGAAAACATTCTGGTTATGGCGCTCAGTTTTTACGGCTGGCTACTTTTGGGATTTTTGACGCTCGGTATCGGATTTTTATGGATAGGACCGTATATGACGATGGCGATGCGGAACGCGTACTCTGCGCTCAAAAACAACGCGATCTCGGAAAACATTCTGAAAGCTTCTGATTTTACCGTTCACAAAAAGATTACGCCGCACGCAGCCGGCGGTTCCGCAGTAACCGGAAATTCTTCCGCAGTAACCGGAAATTCTTCCGCGGCAGCCGGCGGTTCCGAAACCGCAGAAACTACGGCCGCAGAACCCGCGAACGCGAACGCGGACGTCCAAGTCTAA
- the htpG gene encoding molecular chaperone HtpG, with amino-acid sequence MATYQFQTEVNQLLTLIIHSLYSNKDIFLREIVSNASDALDKLKYLTLSDDAYKSVAFDPRIDISFDEEKKLLVVKDTGIGMDGDDLTSNLGTIARSGTKAFIEKLTADAKKDSSLIGQFGVGFYSAFMAASHIDVYTRKAGTTAIFHWSSDGSNSYDMEEIAADSAEAKLYGFSDAAAHGSAIAMTLNDESKEYASRWKVEELIKRYSDHIAFPIYLHYTQNKYDDKGKVTGSEQKTDKINSASALWKKPKSELKAEDYNAFYKTISHDSSDPLMYVHTHAEGTQEYTTLFYVPETAPFDMYQADYKSGVKLYVKRVFITDDDRELLPAYLRFVRGIIDSEDLPLNVSREILQQNRILETIKTQSVKKLLGEFKKMGEAAGKAAAAAKEAGGKDKLGEDDKAALEKWAKFVSQFNRPLKEGLYSDFANREDLAEIVRFKSTAEEGTGDDNWTSFADYVQRMSADQKAIYYITGSDEKNLRASPLLEAYKAKGLEVLIMADDIDDIVIPSFGKYKDFELKAVNRAGSDEELGVDKKEAEKKEKEFKPVVEKIKKALGDKVKDVHLSKRLSDSPSCIVVDENDPSLQMERMMRAMGQNSFGEVKPILEVNGDHPIVSALRDSEDESYIEDVSTVLLDQALLVSGETLKDPADFVKRLNNLLGK; translated from the coding sequence ATGGCAACGTATCAGTTTCAGACGGAAGTGAATCAGCTTCTGACGCTCATCATTCATTCATTGTATTCAAATAAGGATATTTTCCTGCGGGAAATCGTTTCCAACGCGTCCGACGCGCTCGACAAGCTCAAGTATTTGACGCTGTCCGACGACGCGTACAAATCGGTCGCGTTCGATCCGCGCATCGATATTTCGTTCGATGAAGAAAAAAAACTGTTGGTCGTAAAAGATACCGGTATCGGTATGGACGGCGACGATCTGACTTCCAATTTGGGTACGATCGCCCGTTCGGGAACCAAAGCGTTCATTGAAAAACTGACGGCCGACGCAAAAAAAGATTCTTCGCTGATCGGACAATTCGGCGTCGGTTTTTATTCGGCGTTTATGGCCGCTTCCCATATCGACGTATACACGCGCAAAGCGGGTACGACGGCGATTTTTCACTGGTCGAGCGACGGTTCAAATTCCTATGATATGGAAGAGATCGCCGCGGACAGTGCGGAAGCCAAACTGTACGGCTTCAGCGACGCGGCCGCGCACGGTTCGGCAATCGCCATGACGCTCAACGACGAAAGCAAAGAATACGCGAGCCGCTGGAAGGTTGAAGAATTGATCAAGCGTTACAGCGACCACATCGCGTTCCCGATTTATCTGCATTATACGCAGAATAAGTACGACGACAAAGGCAAAGTAACCGGCAGCGAGCAGAAAACCGATAAAATCAACAGCGCGAGCGCGTTGTGGAAAAAACCGAAATCCGAGCTCAAAGCGGAAGATTACAATGCGTTCTATAAAACCATTTCGCACGATTCTTCCGATCCGCTGATGTACGTGCACACGCACGCGGAAGGCACGCAGGAATACACCACGCTGTTCTACGTTCCCGAAACCGCCCCGTTCGACATGTATCAGGCCGATTACAAAAGCGGCGTAAAACTGTACGTTAAACGCGTGTTCATTACGGACGACGACCGCGAACTGCTGCCCGCATATCTGCGCTTCGTCCGCGGTATTATCGATTCCGAAGATTTGCCGCTCAACGTCAGCCGTGAAATCCTGCAGCAGAACCGCATTCTGGAAACCATTAAAACGCAGTCCGTCAAAAAACTGCTCGGTGAGTTCAAGAAAATGGGTGAAGCGGCGGGAAAAGCAGCCGCCGCTGCGAAAGAAGCCGGCGGCAAAGACAAATTGGGTGAAGACGATAAAGCCGCGCTCGAAAAATGGGCGAAATTCGTTTCACAGTTCAACCGTCCGCTCAAAGAAGGGCTGTATTCCGATTTTGCCAACCGCGAAGACTTGGCGGAAATCGTACGCTTCAAATCTACTGCCGAAGAAGGTACCGGCGACGACAATTGGACGAGTTTTGCCGATTACGTTCAGCGCATGAGCGCCGACCAAAAGGCCATCTATTATATTACCGGCAGCGACGAAAAGAACCTGCGCGCGTCTCCGCTTCTGGAAGCATATAAAGCGAAAGGGCTTGAAGTGCTCATTATGGCGGACGACATAGACGACATCGTCATTCCGTCGTTCGGCAAATACAAGGACTTTGAACTGAAAGCCGTCAACCGCGCCGGCAGCGACGAAGAACTCGGCGTCGACAAAAAAGAGGCCGAAAAGAAAGAAAAAGAGTTCAAACCGGTCGTGGAAAAAATCAAAAAAGCACTCGGCGACAAGGTAAAAGATGTGCATCTTTCCAAGCGTCTGTCCGATTCACCGTCGTGTATCGTCGTGGATGAAAACGATCCTTCGCTGCAGATGGAACGCATGATGCGCGCGATGGGCCAGAATTCGTTCGGCGAAGTAAAACCGATTCTGGAAGTAAACGGCGACCATCCGATCGTTTCCGCGCTTCGGGATTCCGAAGACGAATCATATATAGAAGACGTTTCGACCGTTCTGCTCGATCAGGCGCTGCTGGTCAGCGGAGAAACGCTCAAAGATCCGGCCGACTTTGTAAAACGGCTGAATAATCTGCTCGGTAAATAA
- the rocF gene encoding arginase encodes MKIHILEMPLDFGGNRHGSDMGPSAIRLAGLKERLSHLDHEAVTSFSPIAINPQEYEDPGRADAKYLKQIVSACNLLAAETEKAVLDGKFPLVLGGDHSIALGTIAGLSGAYRKKQLKLGVLYVDAHGDFNTSETSPSGNIHGMCLSASCGFGIPELTELYRPGVKVLPENVCYVGLRDIDSEEKKLMKRAGVTAFTMSDIDRLGFSAILQKVTSFFKSRVDVVHVSFDMDVIDPMFAPGVGIPLPGGLNYREALLLMEEMAATGMVGSAEIVEVNPVLDVRSQTARMAVELVARLLGDTIY; translated from the coding sequence ATGAAAATACATATTCTGGAAATGCCGCTCGATTTCGGCGGCAACCGGCACGGTTCCGATATGGGGCCGTCCGCAATCCGGCTGGCGGGACTCAAAGAACGCCTTTCGCACCTCGACCACGAAGCCGTTACCAGTTTTTCACCGATTGCGATCAATCCGCAGGAATATGAAGATCCGGGACGTGCGGACGCAAAATATCTGAAACAAATCGTTTCCGCTTGCAATCTGCTCGCCGCGGAAACGGAAAAAGCGGTGCTCGACGGTAAATTTCCGCTCGTTTTGGGCGGCGACCACTCTATCGCGCTCGGCACGATCGCCGGACTGTCCGGTGCGTACCGAAAAAAACAGCTGAAACTCGGCGTTCTGTACGTGGACGCTCACGGTGATTTCAATACGAGCGAAACGTCTCCGTCGGGAAACATTCACGGTATGTGCCTTTCCGCTTCGTGCGGATTCGGGATTCCCGAACTGACCGAACTGTATCGGCCCGGCGTTAAAGTTCTGCCGGAAAACGTCTGCTACGTCGGGCTGCGTGATATCGATTCCGAAGAAAAAAAACTGATGAAACGGGCAGGGGTTACCGCCTTTACGATGAGCGACATAGACCGGCTCGGTTTTTCCGCGATTCTGCAAAAAGTGACGTCGTTTTTCAAATCGCGCGTCGACGTCGTGCACGTCAGTTTCGATATGGACGTTATCGACCCCATGTTCGCTCCCGGCGTCGGTATTCCGCTGCCCGGCGGACTCAATTACCGTGAAGCGCTGCTGCTCATGGAAGAAATGGCCGCTACCGGTATGGTCGGGTCCGCCGAAATAGTGGAAGTCAATCCGGTACTTGACGTGCGCAGCCAGACTGCCCGCATGGCGGTTGAACTGGTTGCGCGTCTTCTCGGAGATACGATTTATTGA
- a CDS encoding bifunctional metallophosphatase/5'-nucleotidase encodes MKRFMSAVAVAAALLLLAGCAGTKPVAREAGKTYQLVVLHTNDHHGTTLSKDGIAGLAERATFVKSVRAEAQNVLVLDAGDINTGSALSNMFAAEPDIKAYNMIGYDAVAFGNHEFDGSLAKLTAQMALSDFEWISANVKKANGKTLAAPYIVKDFDGFRVGVVGLTTLRTLVIASPDKSLTFEDEIAAARTAVAELINKEKADVIIALGHLGSVEETESQNTSLKLAEAIPEFDLIIDGHSHTKFEEPLYVNGTPIVSANEWGKFMGEGTFSIVDGDVVSFDWKPVEIKTSAFPPDAEVAAMLQPYVDEANASLKKVVMTTTEKFEFGNRLSRYREIALGDLTCDATVAYLASTGVAADFAFHNGGNIRAELPAGDVTKENIMTVLPFENYVYVLTLNGSDVVDLFNFIGSIKQGAGAFAQMSKEVRYTITYDASGNGTVSGVTINGKAIDPAKTYRVATNDYLAGGGDGYTVLTRSIDTYNTSMLLSDVVIDYVQTLPQPVAPATDGRITIVGGVEP; translated from the coding sequence ATGAAACGATTCATGAGTGCAGTCGCGGTAGCCGCCGCGTTGCTGCTGTTGGCAGGATGTGCCGGAACCAAACCGGTCGCACGGGAAGCGGGCAAAACGTATCAGCTGGTAGTGCTGCATACGAACGACCATCACGGCACGACGCTGTCAAAAGACGGCATTGCGGGACTCGCCGAACGCGCGACGTTCGTCAAATCGGTTCGCGCCGAAGCGCAGAACGTATTGGTGCTCGACGCGGGTGATATCAACACCGGCAGCGCGCTTTCAAACATGTTCGCCGCGGAACCCGACATCAAAGCGTACAATATGATCGGTTACGACGCGGTCGCGTTCGGTAACCACGAATTCGACGGCTCGCTCGCAAAATTGACTGCGCAGATGGCTCTTTCCGATTTTGAATGGATTTCCGCCAACGTCAAAAAAGCGAACGGCAAAACGCTCGCCGCTCCTTATATCGTTAAGGATTTCGACGGATTCCGCGTCGGCGTGGTCGGACTGACGACGCTGCGCACGCTCGTCATCGCGTCTCCCGATAAAAGTCTGACCTTTGAAGACGAGATCGCCGCTGCCCGCACTGCGGTCGCCGAGCTTATCAATAAGGAAAAGGCCGACGTTATCATTGCGCTTGGTCACTTGGGTTCTGTAGAAGAAACCGAAAGCCAGAACACTTCGCTCAAACTTGCCGAAGCGATTCCCGAATTCGACCTGATTATCGACGGCCATTCCCACACCAAATTTGAAGAACCGTTGTACGTGAACGGCACGCCGATCGTTTCCGCAAACGAATGGGGTAAATTCATGGGTGAAGGGACGTTTTCAATCGTAGACGGAGACGTCGTTTCATTCGACTGGAAGCCGGTGGAAATCAAGACTTCCGCGTTCCCCCCGGATGCGGAAGTCGCCGCAATGCTGCAGCCGTACGTTGACGAAGCGAACGCGAGTCTGAAAAAAGTGGTGATGACGACGACCGAAAAATTCGAATTCGGCAACCGTTTGAGCCGCTATCGTGAAATCGCGCTCGGAGATCTGACCTGCGACGCAACCGTCGCGTATCTGGCGTCCACGGGAGTCGCGGCCGATTTTGCGTTCCACAACGGCGGAAACATCCGCGCGGAACTTCCCGCGGGAGACGTTACCAAAGAGAACATCATGACTGTCCTGCCGTTTGAAAATTACGTGTACGTGCTGACGCTGAACGGTTCGGACGTCGTCGATCTGTTCAATTTTATCGGTTCCATCAAGCAGGGCGCGGGTGCGTTCGCGCAGATGTCTAAGGAAGTCCGCTATACGATTACGTACGACGCTTCCGGCAACGGAACCGTCAGCGGCGTAACGATCAACGGAAAAGCGATTGATCCTGCAAAGACGTATCGCGTCGCCACGAACGACTATCTGGCGGGCGGCGGAGACGGCTACACCGTTCTGACGCGCAGTATCGATACGTACAACACGTCCATGCTGCTCAGCGACGTCGTCATCGACTACGTGCAGACGCTGCCGCAGCCGGTCGCTCCGGCAACCGACGGCCGCATTACGATCGTCGGCGGTGTTGAACCGTAA
- a CDS encoding arsenate reductase family protein, with protein MAIQIFGTAKSFDTKNAARWFSARAIRVQQIDLREKPISKGELESVVTALARSLGGRGEAVNALIDGKSKEYASVAYLEDADKFGKLLENPLLLKTPIVRNTDPATCGGASAVTVGLQPEVWQRWTVS; from the coding sequence ATGGCGATACAGATATTCGGTACGGCAAAGAGCTTCGACACCAAAAACGCGGCGCGCTGGTTTTCGGCTCGCGCAATCCGCGTTCAGCAAATAGACCTGCGTGAAAAACCGATCAGTAAAGGCGAACTCGAATCGGTCGTAACCGCGCTCGCGCGTTCCCTCGGCGGCCGCGGCGAAGCGGTAAACGCTTTGATCGACGGCAAAAGCAAAGAGTACGCGTCCGTCGCGTATCTGGAAGACGCCGACAAATTCGGCAAACTGCTTGAAAATCCGCTCCTTTTGAAGACGCCGATCGTGCGCAACACCGATCCGGCTACCTGCGGCGGCGCCAGTGCGGTTACCGTCGGCCTTCAGCCCGAAGTCTGGCAGCGGTGGACGGTTTCGTAA
- a CDS encoding THUMP domain-containing class I SAM-dependent RNA methyltransferase — MMTLTALCAIGAEKILGNEIKQLGYTLKDTGAGTPGRVAFNADEDALFRANLCLRTADRVYLQLASFRAEDFGALFDGVYAVNWQDFFKKDVKVVVDKVRTRGSKLSSEHSVQGIVHKAIYTKLGDLWHIRTMPETGAESDVRVYIENDAVTVLLDLSGVPLHRRGYRTDGGTAPIRETLAAALLQLMCWRRKTPLHDAFCGSGTIACEAMLYAYNVAPGFGRRFALENLSIYDAARAAEIRRQEAAKIRPDCEARITGTDVDGAAVERSRANAEHAGVTAGRALQIVGSDARIRRPDFEQADFRELAAPYESGLLLGNPPYGERLGDAAQAEALYRDMAMLFQSFPGWNMGFITSHEHFEAAIGKRADARKMLKSGNLDTCFYMYTGLSGGAHGDRS; from the coding sequence ATGATGACACTTACGGCGCTCTGCGCGATCGGGGCCGAAAAAATACTCGGCAACGAAATCAAACAACTCGGATATACGTTAAAAGACACCGGCGCCGGAACGCCGGGGCGGGTCGCGTTCAATGCGGACGAAGACGCGCTGTTCCGCGCGAATTTGTGTTTGCGGACGGCGGATCGCGTCTATTTGCAGCTTGCGTCCTTTCGGGCCGAAGACTTCGGCGCGCTGTTCGACGGGGTATACGCCGTCAACTGGCAGGATTTTTTCAAAAAGGACGTAAAAGTCGTCGTCGACAAGGTTCGCACGCGGGGCAGCAAGCTTTCATCGGAACACAGCGTGCAGGGAATCGTACACAAGGCGATTTATACGAAACTGGGCGATTTGTGGCATATCAGGACGATGCCCGAAACGGGTGCGGAGTCGGACGTGCGCGTTTATATAGAAAACGACGCGGTGACCGTGCTGCTCGATCTTTCGGGCGTGCCGCTGCACCGCAGGGGCTACCGTACGGACGGAGGAACGGCGCCGATACGCGAAACGCTGGCCGCCGCATTGCTGCAGCTGATGTGCTGGCGGCGCAAAACGCCGCTGCACGATGCGTTCTGCGGTTCGGGAACGATTGCGTGCGAGGCGATGCTGTACGCGTACAACGTTGCGCCCGGATTCGGGCGGCGGTTCGCACTTGAAAACTTGAGCATATACGACGCGGCGCGCGCTGCCGAAATCAGGCGGCAGGAAGCGGCAAAGATTCGCCCCGACTGCGAGGCGCGGATTACCGGAACCGACGTCGACGGAGCGGCGGTGGAACGTTCACGGGCGAACGCGGAACACGCGGGCGTTACGGCGGGGCGGGCGCTGCAAATTGTCGGAAGCGACGCGCGGATCCGGCGGCCCGATTTTGAACAGGCCGATTTCAGGGAGCTGGCCGCTCCGTATGAAAGCGGTTTGCTGCTGGGAAATCCGCCGTACGGCGAACGGTTGGGCGACGCGGCGCAGGCGGAAGCGCTGTACCGCGACATGGCGATGCTGTTTCAGTCGTTTCCCGGCTGGAATATGGGTTTCATTACGTCGCACGAACACTTTGAGGCGGCGATCGGCAAAAGGGCCGATGCGCGCAAAATGCTTAAAAGCGGCAATCTCGACACGTGTTTTTATATGTACACGGGTTTGAGCGGAGGGGCTCATGGCGATCGTAGTTGA